The DNA segment ttttaattatatctctatttttataattattgacaAACTGGAATAATGATGATTcatacaaaaattaattttctatgctaattaataaatttttttttgtaattttttaaattaacataagcaactttatattttaagtggattaaaaatttgaatataagataatttaaGTAATTAAGAGTGGtttatcattttagttttctgtgaatatttgaaataattaataagGTATGGGTCGGATGagataaaattatgtttgagtttGAGCTTAactgtttgttttatttttttcctagtaTTACTAGAGTTTGAATGACGCGCCCTTAGAATTCTAAAGAGCCGAAGCCCAAATTGGGCCCAATTCAGTCACAAGATTCAATTGGGATGTTAAATTACAAAGGAAGCcttataattgaaatttgagaCAAGATTAAATCTTAAAGATCACAACTACTCAACTTACCACCATCCTCAGTCTGTCTGGAACGTCAAAATCACTTATCTCccatatttctttgaaaaactctTGAATGTGATGTGATGGCAATTGAGGAACAACCTCTGAAATGTCACAAACCTGAAAAGTAAAGTTATTCAAAGCAGCACTAAAACAAATCCTCTGAATCAATCTTGAGGGTGCTTTAAAATCTAACCCTTTTTGTGGCCCAGTTGCTACGAAGAGATAGGAGCAAATCGTTCCCCTGATTGGCGTCGTCTTTGGGGTTGATCATTACATAAAATAATAGTTTCCTTTCTCCTAGTAACTCATGTATGTGATCCCAACTGCCACAGTTAATACACGTTTAGTATATGAAAATAGGAATTGGAAAGCCATGAGTATGGTTGAATGCCCGAGTAGATGATTTAAAGAAACATAAGAATCCCTCACTTATGTTAAGGATTATCAAAAATTCTTATAATATAACTAAAACAATCTAacatcttttaaatttattaaataatacgCCATATatatcttccatttttaatataaaattcaaatattaataccTTTTGTATAaactatgaaaaaataaatgttattgattttaattttttttatatatattttaaatttctaaaataaaatatttttaatttaataaaatataaattatatatttataaaatcacaATTCAAAACTATAAATTggcaaattttcaaattcaatcttttaaaatattatttataaattgaagtaattcaaaacaaaattcaacaaaagaggcaaaaattctttttctacattttctacatgaaaaaaattcaaaaatacttGCCCacaatcttataatttttttcctatttaaattttatagtcTCCATAAAATCTggacaaaagttaaaaaataaaaatatatatataaaaaaaacccataGGCTTCAAGAAATTCTCAAAAATCAAAGAACATAACTCAAAAGGactaactaaataaaaaaagttacaaaaataaaatgaaattaattaacatTATAAATGAATAGACTCTAATGAaatcacttttgaaaaataaaataatctaaaatatgatatttctttttttaaatttttcctttttatatattttgtattattattatttttaaaggaagaaAGAGATAATTGCATCATCTACACATAATTTAACCCATTCCTTTAATACGTTATTTGGTAATTGATTGTTTATTTACATATACAATCTAGAGTATTAATCAATACATTACACCGTAAACTTTCTTATTTAAAtctcaaaaaatcttaaatatatatataccaacAATGTGATTAgtatatgaaaaatgtgaaaatatgaaaataacaaCCTACTTAAAAATCATGTGaccatcataaaaaaatattaaattagaaagGTGGTATATAAAATATACGTAAAAATCAAGCTGAAAGCATAGAAACTTACTCCCCTCCATAGGTTTGGTTCTGCATAATAGTGGAGAACGTTGTTGCAGCTGACGGGAGACCATGAGAATGGTACGTCATTTCATCCTTCATTTTCACCACAATGGGATGCTTCTCCGGAAGCCTGTCCGTAATATGGCCCCAAATAATCTCATTGGAAAAGGGCTGCATACGATATAAATTATTGGGCCCAACCATCCTCTTTGCCACACCATGGAGTCTGGTTGTAATGATGATGATTCTGGGCCTGCGCCTTCTACTCTGAATTGATTTGTTACACCACTCGAGTCTCTCCTTTAACCTGAAGTACCAGTCCAGGTTGATATCCCAAATTCCATCAAACACTAATATATAACTCTGACTCCCCAATGCTTTGCAGAGGGCGTCCAATAGCTCCTCCACCTCCACACTATCCCTTTGCCCACCATCACACTGCTTCAGCATAGCCTTGTGAATCTTCTTAAAATCTATTTCTCCTTTCTGTATCGCTTGTAAATTGATCCAAATTCTTCGGGCCATACGACTTCGGTCGAAAACCATTCGGACCACAAGGGTCTTACCGCAACCCCCAATCCCCACAATTCCAGTTTCCTTACTAAATCCTTCTTCATCCAATCCACTTGTACCCAGAAccaatttttctatatttttgaCTTGGTCTCTAAAGTAATAGGAAGAATAACGGTCTATCGTTGGTCCATCAAATGATAAAGagccagaagaagaagaagttgtgGCTACATCCGTGACGGCAGAAAGGGAAGTCTGCTCTAGCTTTTTCTTGATGTGAATCAGCTTCCTTTTTGTTTTGCACAGAAACCATAGCTCAGGCAGAGAGTAGTGGTCTTGCCTTTGCCCTTGCCCTTGCTCTTTCCCTTGCCCTTGTGAGGAATCcttgttgattttcattttgcGCTTTTCCAGGAAGAGAACGCAGTCGGTCAATGCAATGCTGAGGTCGTAAAGACAATCCTTCATTCCTGTCGACGGCGTGATGCTTTTAGTTTCCAGAAGCTTTCGAATTTGTAGAAAATAAGAATGATGGGGGATGTCATGAGGTGGAGGGTGTTCCTCCTCTGCTTCTTCCAATTCATCCATGAATTTGTTCTTCAAAAACTGAAGAATATCTGCTGACATTTGGCTGTAAAAACCTAATCTCCCAACTCTCACAATTAATATTTGCTTACATCGGCATAAGGCTTTTCTTGTACAAATGAAGAGAATTTCTTGTGGTCTAAGGAAACGGACAAGAATCCAAAGTAGGGcatttaaagaaagaaagaaaaagaaaaaggaaggaaattaAAGCAAAAGAAAGATATTTATGCCGATACTTACTTGTTTTACACTCCAAACTACATGGAATTCCCATTGGTGATGATTCTCGgaatttatttccattttaattgttttttttttcataatttatgtCAATTCTAATTgaaaatagtatatatatatatatatatatatatatatatagtatttgaagtttacaaaattaatcttaaaattatagaaaatgtaAAATGTAAACTATTTTATTGGTATttcaacttaaaaacaaaaaaaaaataacaaatctaagtgaaaatattttgtccaatatttctataaaatttaaatgaaaatagtaTTATGGATGCAATCCTATCTTacaaatgaattttcatttattaagcTTCAAATTTATTGTGATCCACGgaaaaatatactaaaaatagtatttaatatACCAATTaagatatttcattttttttgctaaacatgacaaaaaaaaatttaaaatactatttaactCACCTATCAACCGtagtttgaaaaatgaaaaacatgtCAAAGTTGAGCGGAGAATATCAAAGAGGAAGGTTTGAGAATGGAGTGATGAATgagaaatttaaagaattttgtGGTGATCAAGACATTTCAAAGTTGAAGatttaattgttaaaataagaaaatttatttattaaatcatattattttttcaatatgtaAGGAAATCATTGTTTTAACTCAAgtgtaaattttttaaacatttgtTACAACGAACTTATCTTCTTTCtaattgatattatttatggggaaaaaatgtaatttgaaaaaaaaaaaaaacacatttctATAGTGAATATCcaacaacaaaaatttattcaaataataattgctatttattttagggaaaagtgagatttgattcactaatataaaaatatatagaaaaaagaacctcaaatattttaaattaatattatcttcatctatttattgtaagagttttttttaaatataaaatattttacactATGGTTGTACTttgatatatagtataaaaataattaattaattaattaattattttatattaaataaactaatcataattaaaataattatatattattaaatttattgtttattatttattatttaataaacaacgttattactttttgaattaataattatgattaaataggatttgtttgataatatttcctcttaaaattctaggaaagaaaaaaatatattaatgattttttgcacaatatttttgtagattccaaaatttatcccaattttatttttacattaaatttgAGCCCAATTTTGTCAATAAATTCTAAATCCTAATTATATGTGTTTTTTTGTCCACTcatcctttaatttttatttttattttattattattatttttaaaattattttaattttattttgtttactattattattattatattctattttatttatttttatttttattttccctctcctctctcctctctcttcctttCTCCTTCACCTACCCTCACCCACCCACTTCTTCTCTCTCCTCACCATCGGCCATCATTTCAcatttccttttcaatttttacttttagtttttattttattttggattttttattttgattttgatttttttctccctcaattttttccctcccactcttctctctcttccccaAAAACTCCCTTTGGCCGGCCCCCCCTCCATCTTCATTTCCCTCCAATTTCTCCCCCCATTTCCCAAGAAGGGCAGCCCCAATTCCCAAGGACGGCTGCCATTTTTTTTGGGGGCCCCCTTCTTCTCCTTCCTCTCCCGAGTCTGCTACGGGAGGCAGAGGGGgctcctctattttttttgggCTCTCCTCCTCACAGCTGGGGAGggccttttttatttctttgattttcttccTTCCCGGAACACCCATTTTGGGACGGCCAGGAACCGAGACTTCtcccccattttttttattttatttttttctttctttctttatcctCTTCCATCATACCCGACTTCCAAAGGCACCAGGATCCTTCCTTCTCCCCTTTCATCTCATTTTCTTCcaatcattttccatttttttaccCACCAATCTCCCACTGTCGCCGGCGAGCCTCGGCCAGTCGCCGCCGACGGCCCGTTCCCCTTCTCTCTCGCTCCCTCATTCCCTCACTTCCCCATCCCATCcgttttcattattattattattattattattgtcattgttattgttattgatattgttgttgttgttattttctttaattttaatagtaaccgttgtttgtgaaatttggattgctgaattaatatgaaatttgaggtTGATTTGTTATTGGTAGATTAATAcataatttgatttcatttattgttagtgaattaatttgaaatttgttaatttgggtttgtgggCATGTTGTATTTGGTGATTAATTTGAGGATATTTAGATCATATCAATTGCATACTATTTATTTGGACTTAGGCCTATTGTTAAgttgttatttgtttgggcttgttaattgatgtGGATTTTGGGGCTCATAATGTGAGTGAGatttgtttgattatttgaatatttgatatgagtttgaccaatttgaattgtttaatttaGACATGAGacaattgtggtgtatattTAATTAGACTTAAATTATGGAGTATTAAATTTAGGtctagtagaatttattttaatttaccCAATTTTAGGTTCGATTGATTGTGTTTGTATCTTTGACtattaatttggatgttctAGGTTAAGACCTATAGTAATTTGGACTCATTTTAATTGACGAAATTTATgagactaatttgaaattggaatttgggtttgaatattcGTTTAGGATTTTATATATCtctggatatttacatttgtgttattcttgtttttgcatggaTCCACTCTGCAATCTTATTGGTCGAGTACGAATTGATGACACGTGGAGCTTGTTGTAAGTAGTTTATTTgggtatatattttatttctcactttttatttggttttatttttattagtttgtaTAAATATTCGTTCGCAtgtatttattgagtgtgtacagaattgaacatcgaacaaactagaaattttgtttaaatgagaggaagaagtcagtaaatgtgttttaataaaacaacaattttaaaatattattattaatagaagaaagtttttattttattttttatttatttataaaaaaaatacatttagaaaaatccaaaagaaatgtttttaatggaatttgaaaatttgtttttaaataatatttg comes from the Vitis vinifera cultivar Pinot Noir 40024 chromosome 12, ASM3070453v1 genome and includes:
- the LOC100250179 gene encoding uncharacterized protein LOC100250179 isoform X2, whose product is MSADILQFLKNKFMDELEEAEEEHPPPHDIPHHSYFLQIRKLLETKSITPSTGMKDCLYDLSIALTDCVLFLEKRKMKINKDSSQGQGKEQGQGQRQDHYSLPELWFLCKTKRKLIHIKKKLEQTSLSAVTDVATTSSSSGSLSFDGPTIDRYSSYYFRDQVKNIEKLVLGTSGLDEEGFSKETGIVGIGGCGKTLVVRMVFDRSRMARRIWINLQAIQKGEIDFKKIHKAMLKQCDGGQRDSVEVEELLDALCKALGSQSYILVFDGIWDINLDWYFRLKERLEWCNKSIQSRRRRPRIIIITTRLHGVAKRMVGPNNLYRMQPFSNEIIWGHITDRLPEKHPIVVKMKDEMTYHSHGLPSAATTFSTIMQNQTYGGDWDHIHELLGERKLLFYVMINPKDDANQGNDLLLSLRSNWATKRVCDISEVVPQLPSHHIQEFFKEIWEISDFDVPDRLRMVVFGGDATTNRVLQAVYDMELHSTPPIGVMPLGTQVNISISLGWGNQLSDTDARPAFYLTKLYDAEEILIDSWIFLMRTSIPDCLEIPKTLRVQHVSEDDLLLMEGDKDLCGRFWNYLIIGLDAQECFGDSHFKSWPRNITLPIIVKIKDQQHQWKKLKLPRSIRSIVCLNMPSFPGGLDPWGKPNFRRKKEVHQIRFELCKGIAKHIYMSFDGMKWKQHTPIDDDNYMIEISYSSKTRMLATSTSKCKRKARSPTSIEYSQ
- the LOC100250179 gene encoding uncharacterized protein LOC100250179 isoform X1, translating into MSADILQFLKNKFMDELEEAEEEHPPPHDIPHHSYFLQIRKLLETKSITPSTGMKDCLYDLSIALTDCVLFLEKRKMKINKDSSQGQGKEQGQGQRQDHYSLPELWFLCKTKRKLIHIKKKLEQTSLSAVTDVATTSSSSGSLSFDGPTIDRYSSYYFRDQVKNIEKLVLGTSGLDEEGFSKETGIVGIGGCGKTLVVRMVFDRSRMARRIWINLQAIQKGEIDFKKIHKAMLKQCDGGQRDSVEVEELLDALCKALGSQSYILVFDGIWDINLDWYFRLKERLEWCNKSIQSRRRRPRIIIITTRLHGVAKRMVGPNNLYRMQPFSNEIIWGHITDRLPEKHPIVVKMKDEMTYHSHGLPSAATTFSTIMQNQTYGGDWDHIHELLGERKLLFYVMINPKDDANQGNDLLLSLRSNWATKRVCDISEVVPQLPSHHIQEFFKEIWEISDFDVPDRLRMVVFGGDATTNRVLQAVYDMELHSTPPIGVMPLGTQVNISISLGWGNQLSDTDARPAFYLTKLYDAEEILIDSWIFLMRTSIPDCLEIPKTLRVQHVSEDDLLLMEGDKDLCGRFWNYLIIGLDAQECFGDSHFKSWPRNITLPIIVKIKDQQHQWKKLKLPRSIRSIVCLNMPSFPGGLDPWGKPNFRRKKERNFTSSFVDDGLLEIIGFRDSWHAEKFLPLNCHGTRLAQVHQIRFELCKGIAKHIYMSFDGMKWKQHTPIDDDNYMIEISYSSKTRMLATSTSKCKRKARSPTSIEYSQ